CTGCCCCGATTTTCTTTCTGTTATAAAGAAGTTTTCCTGTAACATCGTAAACCGTAATTTCTGTAATGTTTTCTTTTGAAGAAGTTGCTTTAATAACTTTATCTTTTACAGAAATCAACAATCCGTATTCAGCATTTTCGAAATCTCCTGTTCCTAAATTTTTATTGGTGTAACGCAACGTGAAACGATCTGCGAAAGTTCCTGCTGCAGTATTGAATTTATAATCAGAAGCTTTCAGATCATGAATAGCATTGGTTTTTTTATCCTCAAGATAAATAGCCTGATCGTTAAATAATCCGTCAGTATGGTCAATTGCAATCGTAAATTCACCAGCTACAGTAGTTTTATATCCCATTGGAACTACATCGTTGTTTTCAAAAGGAAGTGCACGCGCCTGAATAGTAAGTGATGTATTGTCATTGATACTGTAAAAATCAATATAGGCATTTCCATCCAGTGTAATAGCATCATATTGTAAATCCCAGTTGTTTGTTGCACCGCTTACATAGCCAAGCAGGGTTTGTTTGAAAGCGCCTTCTTTGTTGGAAATATTCAGCCAGATACGATTTTTTTCAATGCTGTTAGTAGTTGCTGGTTTGTAAAACTGGCTATTGTTTCCAGAAACGCGCATATTGTTTGTAAAGGTAATGTTGGTTCCAACTCCAGTGTTGCTAAAGAAAGCTTGTCCAGCAGCAATAAAGCCTGTTGGTGTTTGTGCAGGATTTGAAGTTGTAACCCCACCTGTAGCATTGAAAACAGCGTAATCATTTGCGGTATAATTGTATTTGGCATCTCCTACAACAGAACCATTTGGAGGTGAATTGTGCATCCAGAAATAAAGAGATCCAATATTGCTGTTTGAACTCATAAGTAAATTAGCATCGATAGCGGATGGATACGGATTACCAATTAAATTCCAGCTGTTTGAAGCTGCTGGAATAGTAACATCTCCATTATTAGGAACTCCCACAAAAGATGCCGTGTAAATTGACGAGTTTACAATGTCAAAAGTCTGCGGTGCTCTTACGATATAACCTATTCCTTTTTCCATTGGTAATGTTCCGTTGTAATTTATTACCCATCCTGAACTTGGATTAAAGCTGTAATACTTATCTCCTAATGTTGCTGGTGAAAGATTTGCCAGTGTAAAGGCAGGTGTTGCTGTAACAGGCGAAGACCAATAGGTAAAATCATATCGGCGTACTTGTTGTGTATTTCGTAGATAAGTGATATTCCCTGTGTTAATAGCATTTGTAGTTTGTACTAAACTAGAATTATTATTGAAGGTTAATGAACCATTTGTAGTTACTGCATTTGTAATGGTTAAAGTAACACCTGCAGGAACTACTACATTTACACCCGCATTAATGGTTAAAGAACAGCCTGTTGTGTTTGCAGTAAATGGCTGACTTGCTGCAGAAGTAATGACAATTCGTTTTGTGTTATCTGGAGTTACTCCGCCAACCCATGCAGCACCATTCCATGTTGCCGTTGTGCTGTCCGAGATTACCACAGAAGCAGTTGATGTTGAAGTACAAGTCCCATTTGAAACCGTAAAAGTATAGGTTCCGGCAGCCAAACCAGTCACAGTGTAGGTGTTTCCTGATCCAGAAATTGTTCTTGAGCTAGATCCTGACTGATTGATTGTCCAGCTTCCGGCAGGAAGATTTGATAAAACCACTGAACCTTGCACTGTACAAGTTTCATTTGTTGTGGTTCCTGCTGAAGGAGCAGCTGGTAATGGATTTACCGTTAACATTACAACATTTGATATTGTACTACAAGTTGCACTTGTTACTGTACAGCGAACATAGTATCCTGAATAACCTAACTGAACGCTTGTCAATGCCAAAGTAGCCGTATTATGTCCGCTTACTCCTGCAGCTCCGTTTGTTATAGTCCAAGGACCAGATGCGCTATTTGAATATTCCCATTGATAAGTTGGACTAGACGCTGAAGTTGTAACAGTAAAACTTCCGTTTTGTCCTTCGCAAAGTGCCAAAGCTTGTGGCTGTGTTGTAATAACAGGTAAAGCGTTTACAGTAATTGCATTGGATGAAGTCGCAGCAGTTGCCGTACAACCATTTCCATTTGTATAATTAATAGTTACGGTTTTGCTTCCTGCAGTTAAATATCGTAAAGTAACAGTATTGTCATTTGTTGAACCACCAGAAATAATGCTGTAATTGGTATTTAAAACCCCTGGGAATCCCCAAACATAATTGGTCATGCCAGATTGAGTTGTATAAGTAGCATCTGTTCCCACACAAGTTGGAGAACCGGGTTGTGCTGTAAATGTTGGAGTAGGTAATGCATTTACTGTAAGTGCCACAGCATTTGAAGTTACGCTTGATGAACATGCCCCAGTAACCACAACGCTATAATTACCAGCATTTGCGGCTAATGGATTTGTTATAGTAAGTGTATTTGTAGTTGCTCCGCTAAATACTCCACCATTCGTTATGGGATTTCCATTAAATCTCCAAGAATAAGCTAAACTTGATCCTGTTGCTGTAACTGAAATAGTTCGAACACCATTACCAGAACAAACCGCTGTTGGAGCCGTAGGCTGTGTTGTAATAACAGCGGAAGTCATGTCTACAAAAACTGGCGTTGAATTTATCGAAGAAGCACCACAAGTGACTACTGCACGGTAATACGTTTTTGTGGTTTGCGATGTGGTGAAAGTAGCATTAGAATTTGCAACATCTAAAAACTGAATTCTAACATTGTCAATTACATGTATATCTGTTGATCCTCCATTTCGAGCAGAAAATTTAAATTTCCAGTTCGATTTGTCATCTGTAAGATAACTAGCAGGTAAAGTTAATTTAGAAACAATAACAGTACCTCCAATAGTTACAGTTAATCTGCCATTTGAATCTACAGACATTACAACATTTCGTGCCGTTGAAGTTCTTAAATTAAACGGAACATTTATTGCAGAATTAAATATCGAATAACCATTATAAAGTATTCTTACACGGCTGCCAGTAGCAACGCCTTCATTATCGTAAGTATCAAGTTGTAAAACGATTCCAGAACCTTCACCGCTTTCACCGCCACCTGCATTGTTGGCGATATTTCCAGCATAGCTTAAACTTAATCCGTCAGCTCCACTTCCTCCATATATCTTATAGTCGAAAGAAGCTGAAAAAGCATTTTGATTTGTTCCTGGAGTAGCATTAATTAAAAAACCTCCAAGATAACTTCCATTGTTTTGAGTTAAAAATAATTCGCCTCCTGTTACTGAAGTGTCATTCCCATACAAACTTATATTTCCTACAGTTGTATTGGCAGATTGTGCAGTTGTGAAATCGTTATTAAAAAATGTTGTTGGAGCCGGTGTAGCATTTGTCCAAGCATTGCCATCAGGCGAAGTCTGCCATGTATAGGTAGTATTGTCTGTAAATGTGCTTCCTAAAGAAAGTGTAAAAGGAATATTTGGGCAGACAGAAGTACTTGTCGATAATGTGCTGACACCTGCTGGTAGTGAACATCCTGATTGAAGTGTAATTACATAATCTTCAACCTGCCCAATACCAGTGCTTACAGTGCAGGGTGTTGAGTTATAAGTTCCTGATCCCACAAGTCCAATAATACGCATACTTATATTGGTACCCGTTGCTGTTGATGGAATTTGAATGTATACTGAGGTCGCTTTACTATCTATACCTGAAGAATTGTTTATTGTTCCAATTTGAAATGGTCCTTCTCCGGCATCTGCAAAATCTCCATCTCCATTCCAATCAAAAAAAGCAGTATAATATCCGTTTCTGTCTCCAGTTGTATTTCCTTTTACAGTTAATGCATAATACTGGCCTGTACTTACAGTGGTTGTAGTAGTAGAAGCTGGAAAACTTTCGTAAGAAACCGTGCTTGAAGCAGATGTTGTATTGTCAAGCGTATTAAATTTTACAGAAGTAATAGGTGAAACTGTTGAAAATGAAGTACAAGTACTTGATGATACATTGATCTGGCCTGTTGTTGCGGTGAAATAAGTGTTGTTTTTATAGGTTGCCGGTGAACTTGTACTTCCCCAAGAACCTGGTAAAACTTGAGTACCGCCTAAAGATAAGATGTTAGCGTTGTGTGTTTGAGTACCTAAATTAGCAGTAACCCCAGAATTGATAATTAAACTATTAGCTATTGAAGTCGCACCGCTAGAAGCAAAAGTTTTCGTTCCGCTTCCTGAAAAAGTTAGGTTATTGAAATTAGGTACGTTAAATGATTGATCTGTTCCATTTAAAGTAACTGTGCCTGTTCCTGGAGTAAATGTGCCAGTGCTTGTAAAGTTGCTTCCTATGGTTAAATTATAATTGTTTGTTGCAAATGTTACTCCATTTCCTATAGTTACATTAGATGTAACTGTTATTGCAGTGCTTAAAGTTTTAGTCCCACTTCCTCCTGATATAGTCAGGTTATTATATGTGGTTGAGTACACTGTTTGATTTCCAGCTCTATCGTAATTCACAATCGAATTGCTTCCATTCAATGTTATGGTATTTGTCCCTGTTCCACTTAAACTGAAAGGGGTTGCTGCACTTAATAATAAAGTCCCTGATTGTGCTCCAGTTGCATTTGAAAATGTGGAGTTATTGTTTGCGTGTTCATTGTTAGAGATTATTTGTCCATCAAGATCCAATATGCCACTTTGAAGATTAAATGTTGCATTACAAAGGTTTCCACTATTTCTTCTACTATCGAGTGTTAAATTTCCACTTACATTTAAATTTGAAATAGTTGAGTTAATGGTAGTACCAATAGCAGAATTTGGATTGACATTGCTACCGACGGTTATCGAACTACAATTTATTGTCCCTGCTCCAGCTAAAGTTACTGTTCGAGAGCTTGAAGCTGATGATTCATGTATGATAGCTCCACTTGTAGCTACCGTTAAAATAATTCCAGTATTAACGGTTAATGTATTTGCATTTCCCCTAAATGTTATAGAGCTACAAGCTGCATTCGCAGTTACAACGATTGAATGCCCTTCAATATATACAACATCTCCTGCTACAGGAACACTTGCTCCAGAAGCTCCTCCGGAAGAAATTGACCATGTTGCAGTAGAATTCCAATTTCCGTTTGCAACAGAATATCTATTTGCGGCGTTAGAAAATGAAACAAAAAAGAACATCATTAAGCAAATCAGCTTTAAATGAGGAACAAAAATTTTTTTGCTAATAGATTTGGGGTAAAATAAAAATGAATAAACGAACCAAAGTAGTTTTCTAATCATAGTAGGCATGGTATTTAAGTTTTTGTTTTGGATTTGGGGGGTAAAAAAACTTTAAGTTTTCTGTCTAAAACTTAATATGTAATTTTGGGGTTAAATTCTTATTAATAACTGTTCAATGATTTACACAGTTTAACAAACAGAATTTACCCACAAAATTATTACAATTTGGAATAAAAAACAACTCTTCAAAAAATGGTTTTTAAGAAAAGTGAATATTTTATCTTAAAATTTAACAGTTGTTTGTTTATTTTTATCATTAATAGTTAAAAAGCGAGAAAATACACATGGATTCATTTTTTACACCACAACAAGCCTTACAGAAGTTAGAACGTTTTTGTGCGTATCAAGAACGCTGTCATGATGAAGTTGTGGCTAAGCTATACACGCTTAAAATGACTCCTGATGAGATTGATCTTATTGTAGTTCAATTGATTGAGAATAACTTTTTGAATGAAACAAGATTTGCCTGCAGCTTTGCAAGAGGAAAACATAGAATTAAACATTGGGGTAAAATCAGGATTACAAATGAGCTTAAAATGCGAAATATTTCTTCGACAAATATCACGTTGGCTCTTAAACAAATTTCTGCTGAGGAATATTCAGATACTTTTGAAAATCTTTCTGAAAGATGCTGGAATTCTATTTCGGAAAAAAACAATCTAAAAAAACGCAAAAAATTTTGTGATTATATGCTTCGAAGAGGATATGAAAGCAATTTAGTTTATGAAAAGGTTAAAGAATTAGAAGGAAATAAATCCTGAAATTTTTCAAAAAACAGTTAATGAAATTTATCCTTCTTTTACCATAAATCGAGTCGAAAATATCCTAAATTCCTTACGGAATAAAAAATGACTTTTTGTTGTGAAATATTACTTTTCTGTCACTTTTTCATCAAACTAGACGTTTTTCCGACGATTTTATTTTTTCAAAGCGTAAAAAAACGCTCTTATTACGGATTTTTCCTATTTTTAGTTAAATTTTTTTATAAGAAATTCCATAAAATACCCAGATTTATTATGTAATTCATCGAGTATTTTGTCGGTTTATCGATTATATGGTCATTCTAAAAACCACTTTTAAATCCATCACGTAGATGTGTCTATATTTGCTTGGTTATATTCGTTATGCCAGCATAACAACCTGATAGAAAAACATCTAGTATGAAAAAAACTTTACTTTTATTTTTGTTATTAATACCTTTTTTGGGTGATGCACAAGCTCTTAATGGGGATTATATAATCGGTAGTGGTGGCAATTATCCAACATTGATTAGTGCAGTGGCTGCAATAAAAGCAGGTGGTGTTACTGGACCTGTTAGGTTTTTGTTGAATGAAAATCAAACTGTAACATCAACAATTGTTATTGATCAATTCGCGGGCAGTAGTGCGGTGAATACTTTGACCATTAAACCTAATGCATCAAAGGATATTACGATTACAGCAAATATGCCAAATGGATACACAGGAATTCCAGCTGTATTTATGTTTAATGGAGTCAGTAATGTGATAATCGACGGTAGTAACTCTACAGCAAGTACTAAAAATTTGACGTTGTTAAATAATGATAATTTAAATTATACGGATAGGTCTATTATTTGGATTGCTAATAATGGATCAACAGGTTCTTCAAACATAACAATCAAAAATAGTATTCTTAAATTTTCAACTCGTAATCAAGGAGTAACGCTTTTAACAGGAGTATATTCGGGAAATAATGGTACAGGAGGGAATAATTCAATCGATGTTCAAGTAAATACTGCTGCAAACTCAAATGTGAATATTGTCAATAATGACATGACTAACGTTAAAGATGCAATTTATATTAATGGAAATAGTACAGCCTCAAGATCACCACTTAACTGGAAAATACAGGGAAACAATATTGGTAGTACAGTTGATGCTGAAAAACCAATTAGAGGACTGTATATTTCTAATGCTTTAAATTATGAAATTTCCGGTAATACAATTTCAGGAATTAGAAATACTGTAAATCAATCAAATGATGCAGCAGCAATCATACTTTTAGGAACAAGTTCTGGATCAATTATTGGGAATGTAATTAATGATATTGCAAATATACTTTCCGACAACAGTTATTTTACAGCGGGTATTTTGGTTAAATCAACGAGTACAACTACTATTACTAACAATATTATTAGTAATGTATATAAGACTGTAGCAGATTCAGGTGGAAATTTTTATAATAAAGGGAATAATATTTTTGTAACATCAGGAAGTGCTACAAATATATATTATAATACAATAATTGCTAGTGGTGCGCCGACAAGTACAACATATGCTTCATGTTTATATATAACAGGCGGCTCTGGTATAAATGTTAGAAATAATATTTTAATTAATTCACAATCTAATAGACAATATGCTATTTTTAATAATGGCGGAACTTTATCATCGGTAAGTAATAATGACTATTATGTTACGAATAGTACTAACTCTTTTTCAAACAGAATAGGTGGAACTGAATACATAGGGACTGGTGCATCAGGATTTCCAGCTTGGAATACAGCAGTATCTGATTCAAACTCTGTAATTTTAGCGCCTACTTTTGTTTCTGCTACAAACTTTCATTTACAAAATGTTGCAGCAAATAATACATTGACAGGAACAACAATTGCTGGAATAACAACAGATATTGATGGTGATGCAAGAGTAAAACCATTTATGGGTGCAGATGAAATTGTAACTTGTACTCCTACTGGTGACCAAACAAGTTTTGGTGTAAACTCTTGGATTGGATATGTTTATAATTGGACAGGTGC
This is a stretch of genomic DNA from Flavobacterium endoglycinae. It encodes these proteins:
- a CDS encoding T9SS sorting signal type C domain-containing protein, coding for MMFFFVSFSNAANRYSVANGNWNSTATWSISSGGASGASVPVAGDVVYIEGHSIVVTANAACSSITFRGNANTLTVNTGIILTVATSGAIIHESSASSSRTVTLAGAGTINCSSITVGSNVNPNSAIGTTINSTISNLNVSGNLTLDSRRNSGNLCNATFNLQSGILDLDGQIISNNEHANNNSTFSNATGAQSGTLLLSAATPFSLSGTGTNTITLNGSNSIVNYDRAGNQTVYSTTYNNLTISGGSGTKTLSTAITVTSNVTIGNGVTFATNNYNLTIGSNFTSTGTFTPGTGTVTLNGTDQSFNVPNFNNLTFSGSGTKTFASSGATSIANSLIINSGVTANLGTQTHNANILSLGGTQVLPGSWGSTSSPATYKNNTYFTATTGQINVSSSTCTSFSTVSPITSVKFNTLDNTTSASSTVSYESFPASTTTTTVSTGQYYALTVKGNTTGDRNGYYTAFFDWNGDGDFADAGEGPFQIGTINNSSGIDSKATSVYIQIPSTATGTNISMRIIGLVGSGTYNSTPCTVSTGIGQVEDYVITLQSGCSLPAGVSTLSTSTSVCPNIPFTLSLGSTFTDNTTYTWQTSPDGNAWTNATPAPTTFFNNDFTTAQSANTTVGNISLYGNDTSVTGGELFLTQNNGSYLGGFLINATPGTNQNAFSASFDYKIYGGSGADGLSLSYAGNIANNAGGGESGEGSGIVLQLDTYDNEGVATGSRVRILYNGYSIFNSAINVPFNLRTSTARNVVMSVDSNGRLTVTIGGTVIVSKLTLPASYLTDDKSNWKFKFSARNGGSTDIHVIDNVRIQFLDVANSNATFTTSQTTKTYYRAVVTCGASSINSTPVFVDMTSAVITTQPTAPTAVCSGNGVRTISVTATGSSLAYSWRFNGNPITNGGVFSGATTNTLTITNPLAANAGNYSVVVTGACSSSVTSNAVALTVNALPTPTFTAQPGSPTCVGTDATYTTQSGMTNYVWGFPGVLNTNYSIISGGSTNDNTVTLRYLTAGSKTVTINYTNGNGCTATAATSSNAITVNALPVITTQPQALALCEGQNGSFTVTTSASSPTYQWEYSNSASGPWTITNGAAGVSGHNTATLALTSVQLGYSGYYVRCTVTSATCSTISNVVMLTVNPLPAAPSAGTTTNETCTVQGSVVLSNLPAGSWTINQSGSSSRTISGSGNTYTVTGLAAGTYTFTVSNGTCTSTSTASVVISDSTTATWNGAAWVGGVTPDNTKRIVITSAASQPFTANTTGCSLTINAGVNVVVPAGVTLTITNAVTTNGSLTFNNNSSLVQTTNAINTGNITYLRNTQQVRRYDFTYWSSPVTATPAFTLANLSPATLGDKYYSFNPSSGWVINYNGTLPMEKGIGYIVRAPQTFDIVNSSIYTASFVGVPNNGDVTIPAASNSWNLIGNPYPSAIDANLLMSSNSNIGSLYFWMHNSPPNGSVVGDAKYNYTANDYAVFNATGGVTTSNPAQTPTGFIAAGQAFFSNTGVGTNITFTNNMRVSGNNSQFYKPATTNSIEKNRIWLNISNKEGAFKQTLLGYVSGATNNWDLQYDAITLDGNAYIDFYSINDNTSLTIQARALPFENNDVVPMGYKTTVAGEFTIAIDHTDGLFNDQAIYLEDKKTNAIHDLKASDYKFNTAAGTFADRFTLRYTNKNLGTGDFENAEYGLLISVKDKVIKATSSKENITEITVYDVTGKLLYNRKKIGAAEFSISNLLAADQVLVVKAALENNAQITRKIIFK
- a CDS encoding regulatory protein RecX — translated: MDSFFTPQQALQKLERFCAYQERCHDEVVAKLYTLKMTPDEIDLIVVQLIENNFLNETRFACSFARGKHRIKHWGKIRITNELKMRNISSTNITLALKQISAEEYSDTFENLSERCWNSISEKNNLKKRKKFCDYMLRRGYESNLVYEKVKELEGNKS